In Lacrimispora indolis DSM 755, a genomic segment contains:
- a CDS encoding mandelate racemase/muconate lactonizing enzyme family protein, protein MKITKVDVMLLEGENNPSWRPAVCRVYTDEGIYGDGEAAIAYCTGAPAAYSMICDLAKMIIGMDPLDNEVMWDKMYKNTFWGQNGGPIIFAGMSALDIAVWDIKAKHFNVPLYKLLGGKKRDKLRSYASQLQFGWSDHYEMAAKTEEYVENAKMAMDEGYDAIKIDFFMFDRDGRKFNNELESVTLLKPYYTQLIEERVAAVREAIGPNVDIIMENHSFPDANSAVQLGRIVQKYGIFYFEEPNTPTPKTAKYICEKLQMPIAHGERLYTRWQYAPYFENQSIQVIQPDIGNCGGVTEAKKICDMAHVYDVSVQAHVCASPISTAVALHLEAVIPNFCIHEHHVFNRHQYNKNFGKLDLQPVHGYFTVPETPGIGNELSEYCFEHYIAKTTVK, encoded by the coding sequence ATGAAAATTACGAAGGTCGATGTAATGCTTCTGGAAGGTGAAAATAATCCGTCCTGGCGTCCGGCGGTATGCCGCGTATATACAGACGAAGGCATTTACGGAGATGGTGAAGCGGCAATTGCTTATTGTACCGGCGCTCCCGCCGCTTATAGCATGATTTGTGATCTGGCGAAAATGATCATCGGGATGGATCCGCTGGATAATGAGGTCATGTGGGATAAAATGTATAAAAATACATTCTGGGGACAAAATGGAGGCCCGATTATTTTTGCCGGTATGAGTGCCCTTGATATTGCTGTCTGGGATATAAAAGCAAAGCATTTTAATGTGCCGCTTTATAAGCTTCTCGGAGGAAAGAAGAGGGATAAACTCCGGTCCTATGCCAGTCAGCTGCAGTTTGGATGGAGCGACCATTATGAAATGGCGGCAAAGACGGAAGAGTATGTGGAAAATGCAAAGATGGCAATGGATGAGGGATACGATGCAATCAAGATAGATTTCTTCATGTTTGACAGGGATGGAAGAAAGTTCAACAATGAGCTGGAATCAGTCACTTTGTTAAAGCCCTATTATACCCAGCTGATAGAGGAGAGGGTTGCAGCTGTCCGTGAGGCCATAGGTCCGAATGTGGACATTATCATGGAGAACCACTCTTTTCCGGATGCAAATTCAGCGGTTCAGCTGGGCCGCATTGTCCAGAAATACGGCATTTTCTATTTTGAGGAGCCCAATACCCCAACTCCAAAGACGGCTAAATATATTTGTGAAAAACTTCAGATGCCGATTGCCCACGGAGAGCGTCTGTATACCCGGTGGCAGTATGCGCCGTATTTTGAAAACCAGTCAATCCAGGTCATTCAGCCGGATATTGGAAACTGCGGCGGTGTCACCGAGGCAAAGAAAATATGTGACATGGCTCACGTCTATGACGTGTCTGTCCAGGCTCATGTGTGTGCAAGTCCGATTTCCACAGCGGTAGCCTTACACTTAGAGGCGGTGATTCCAAATTTCTGTATCCATGAGCATCATGTTTTTAACCGCCATCAGTACAACAAAAACTTTGGAAAACTGGATTTGCAGCCGGTACACGGCTATTTCACCGTTCCCGAGACGCCGGGGATAGGCAATGAATTGTCCGAGTACTGTTTTGAACATTATATAGCCAAGACAACTGTCAAATAA
- a CDS encoding mandelate racemase/muconate lactonizing enzyme family protein translates to MRITSIEVYLGYAITVKVNTDAGISGFGEAGLAYGNCKEAAFGQCQDFAKLVIGMDPFNTEEIWEHLHRHTFWGMGGGVVVTSAMAAIDTACWDIKGKSLGLPVYKLIGGKTNKKLRSYASQLQFGWKKLIGETGALGLLYDPKDYYAVVKEAMADGYDAVKIDPVFAPYEPKGLAEVFASQGTHHRSSFRQHDLQLAVDRIAAAREAGGPDLDIIVEIHSLLDANTASELGRALEPYRIMYYEEPTMPCNPDMFKHIKQSCSLPLATGERSYTRWGFRQFFEDRTLSIIQPDLCNTGGITETKKICDMAQVYDIGVQIHVCGGPIATAAALQVEAAIPNFCIHEHHNAALTKPCIDAGIHNYQPSGGFFEIPELPGIGQEMSEEEMARAKKVVIA, encoded by the coding sequence ATGAGGATTACGAGTATAGAGGTTTATCTAGGTTATGCAATTACCGTGAAAGTTAATACGGATGCCGGAATCAGTGGTTTTGGAGAAGCGGGACTTGCCTATGGAAACTGCAAAGAGGCGGCTTTCGGCCAATGCCAGGATTTTGCAAAGCTTGTGATAGGTATGGATCCTTTCAATACAGAGGAAATATGGGAGCATTTGCACCGTCATACATTCTGGGGAATGGGAGGCGGAGTTGTTGTGACGTCTGCAATGGCTGCGATTGATACTGCGTGCTGGGATATCAAAGGCAAGTCCCTTGGGCTTCCGGTATATAAGCTTATCGGCGGAAAGACGAATAAAAAGCTCCGTTCATACGCGAGTCAGCTTCAGTTCGGGTGGAAGAAACTGATTGGAGAGACAGGCGCCTTAGGACTGCTGTATGATCCAAAAGATTACTATGCTGTTGTAAAGGAGGCTATGGCTGATGGCTACGATGCGGTGAAGATTGATCCGGTATTCGCACCCTATGAGCCGAAGGGACTGGCGGAGGTATTTGCGTCACAGGGAACCCATCACCGCAGTTCCTTCAGACAGCATGATCTGCAGCTGGCCGTGGACCGGATTGCGGCAGCGAGAGAGGCCGGCGGACCGGATTTGGATATCATTGTTGAAATCCACTCTCTGTTGGATGCCAACACTGCGTCAGAGCTTGGAAGAGCCCTTGAACCGTACCGGATTATGTACTATGAAGAGCCTACCATGCCTTGCAATCCGGATATGTTTAAGCACATCAAACAAAGCTGCTCCCTGCCTCTTGCAACGGGAGAGCGCAGCTATACACGATGGGGATTCCGTCAGTTCTTTGAGGACAGAACCTTAAGCATTATTCAGCCCGATCTATGTAATACAGGCGGAATTACGGAAACAAAGAAAATATGTGATATGGCTCAGGTTTATGACATCGGTGTCCAGATTCATGTGTGCGGCGGCCCTATTGCTACGGCAGCGGCTCTTCAGGTTGAGGCAGCGATTCCCAATTTCTGCATCCATGAGCATCACAATGCGGCACTGACAAAACCATGCATTGACGCCGGTATCCACAATTATCAGCCGTCCGGAGGATTCTTTGAAATTCCGGAGCTTCCGGGTATCGGACAGGAGATGAGCGAGGAAGAAATGGCAAGAGCGAAAAAAGTGGTGATTGCCTGA
- a CDS encoding FadR/GntR family transcriptional regulator, whose protein sequence is MEIKKTKARKTKISRLSVVDQVGDAIKRDIVNEVWREGEKIPSEAEFAEMFGVNRLSVRMALQKLNTLGIIETRVGEGSFVKAFSMRSFLSEIAEFYDDDKKYGEVQQLRNLLEGECMNLAIIKASNEEKQRLKDVLDQYHEKQRIFHKNIDNAECLEEMVDADFAFHYEVVKMSHNSLYKDIYFMVQQLIRRHITRLLNARVHRMHDAGVSLETLSDTHDKIYEGIINADAEAVKKAREQVLGILPIHGMDVFD, encoded by the coding sequence ATGGAAATTAAAAAGACGAAAGCACGGAAAACAAAAATCAGCCGTTTGTCCGTTGTGGATCAGGTGGGAGATGCTATAAAGCGTGACATTGTGAACGAAGTCTGGAGGGAAGGAGAAAAGATCCCGTCAGAGGCAGAGTTTGCGGAGATGTTTGGGGTAAACCGTTTAAGTGTTAGGATGGCTCTTCAGAAGCTGAATACACTGGGAATCATTGAAACCCGTGTTGGAGAGGGTTCGTTTGTGAAGGCATTTTCCATGCGTTCGTTTTTAAGTGAAATCGCAGAGTTTTATGATGATGATAAAAAATACGGGGAAGTACAGCAGCTCAGGAACTTGTTGGAGGGCGAATGCATGAATCTGGCAATTATAAAAGCCTCAAATGAAGAGAAGCAGAGGCTGAAAGATGTTTTGGACCAATATCATGAAAAGCAGAGGATTTTTCATAAAAATATAGACAATGCAGAATGCCTGGAGGAAATGGTGGATGCGGATTTTGCATTCCATTATGAAGTGGTGAAAATGAGCCATAACAGCCTGTATAAGGATATTTATTTTATGGTCCAGCAGTTGATCCGGCGCCATATCACCCGGCTTTTAAATGCCCGTGTTCATCGGATGCATGATGCTGGGGTTTCACTGGAAACGCTTTCGGATACCCATGATAAGATTTATGAGGGAATTATAAATGCCGATGCGGAGGCTGTAAAAAAAGCGCGGGAACAGGTTTTAGGCATTCTTCCGATTCACGGGATGGATGTGTTCGATTGA
- a CDS encoding GNAT family N-acetyltransferase, with protein sequence MEYTPKEILLKNGTPCILKSPGPEDAAAILELMRKTSEETNYMARYADEINTSLQQEEEFLSSNLKSHKDLMICAVINGEIVANSGINPIGAMERYSHRASFGISTCKAYWGLGIGSHLLAAIKKEARKMGYEQLELEVVCENERGLALYKKYGFEIYGTREYSFKYRDGSYGAAYQMMVRL encoded by the coding sequence ATGGAATACACACCAAAAGAAATCCTGTTAAAAAATGGGACTCCCTGTATCTTAAAAAGTCCCGGCCCCGAGGATGCAGCTGCCATTCTGGAGCTTATGCGAAAGACTTCAGAGGAAACCAACTATATGGCCCGGTATGCGGATGAGATCAACACCTCCCTCCAGCAGGAAGAAGAGTTTCTTTCCTCCAACTTAAAAAGCCATAAAGATTTAATGATCTGCGCAGTAATAAACGGAGAGATCGTTGCAAATTCCGGGATCAATCCTATTGGAGCAATGGAACGTTACTCCCACCGGGCCTCCTTTGGCATCTCCACCTGCAAGGCATACTGGGGGCTTGGGATCGGCTCCCATCTCCTCGCTGCCATCAAAAAAGAAGCCCGTAAAATGGGCTACGAGCAATTAGAGCTGGAAGTTGTATGTGAAAATGAACGGGGCCTGGCTCTTTATAAAAAATATGGCTTTGAGATCTACGGCACCAGGGAATACTCCTTTAAATACCGGGATGGAAGCTATGGGGCCGCCTACCAGATGATGGTAAGGCTTTAA
- a CDS encoding cobalamin-independent methionine synthase II family protein codes for MSKRFQTVGSLLRPEKLLVYKHQIEHRDDITYPFYNDFPGYEECEYQATKDVVDKEIQHNFRIITDGEYSKSMWHLDFVWGLKGISRYIADHGYFFRDKDEVQKYETRRDIGLRITQPLSGRNHHFIKVFQRLAAIAGDRKTKLCIPSPSHIFGELSWSDNIGGKDSVYSTPQELKEGLVQAYREFLEEYAAAGGKILQLDDCLWEIFADDNPNSPYTGKNIDQETVLALAAEFIDINNTIIDFGHSLGLIMWTHNCRGNYDSRNMGGGSYLKIAQLFLKQLKYDRFFLEWDDDRAGSLDALSVFKDNPHVEIVLGLLSSKTNTLDDEARVISLLDEATKIIPKDRLFLSHQCGFASCDGGNELTEDEQWAKIDQGQKIALKYWGE; via the coding sequence ATGAGCAAAAGATTTCAAACCGTCGGCAGTTTACTTCGTCCGGAAAAACTGCTGGTCTATAAACATCAAATTGAACACCGGGACGACATCACATACCCTTTCTATAACGATTTTCCAGGATATGAGGAATGCGAATACCAAGCGACCAAAGACGTGGTGGATAAAGAAATACAGCACAATTTTAGGATCATCACGGACGGCGAATACTCCAAGTCCATGTGGCATTTAGACTTTGTCTGGGGGCTTAAAGGCATCAGCCGGTACATTGCTGACCATGGCTATTTTTTCCGGGACAAAGATGAAGTTCAGAAATACGAAACCCGCCGGGATATCGGCCTGCGAATTACCCAGCCCTTAAGCGGCAGGAACCACCATTTCATTAAAGTTTTCCAAAGGCTTGCAGCCATTGCAGGGGACAGGAAAACAAAGCTCTGTATTCCATCTCCGTCCCACATCTTTGGAGAGCTTTCCTGGTCAGATAACATCGGAGGCAAGGATTCTGTCTATTCCACGCCTCAGGAATTAAAAGAAGGGCTTGTTCAGGCTTACAGGGAATTTCTTGAGGAATACGCAGCCGCAGGCGGAAAGATCCTGCAGCTGGACGACTGCCTGTGGGAGATTTTCGCCGATGACAATCCCAACTCTCCCTATACAGGAAAAAACATTGATCAGGAAACAGTTCTTGCCCTGGCGGCGGAATTTATTGACATCAACAACACAATCATTGACTTCGGCCACAGCCTTGGACTTATCATGTGGACTCACAACTGCCGCGGCAACTACGATTCCCGAAACATGGGAGGCGGCTCCTACTTAAAAATTGCCCAATTGTTCTTAAAACAACTGAAATACGACCGGTTTTTCCTTGAGTGGGATGACGACAGGGCCGGTTCCCTTGACGCCCTTTCCGTATTTAAGGATAACCCTCATGTTGAAATCGTGCTGGGCCTTCTTTCAAGCAAAACCAACACCCTTGATGATGAAGCGCGGGTCATCAGCCTGCTTGATGAAGCGACCAAAATCATTCCCAAGGATCGTTTGTTCCTCTCCCACCAGTGCGGCTTTGCCTCCTGTGACGGCGGCAACGAACTGACCGAAGACGAGCAGTGGGCAAAGATCGATCAGGGTCAAAAAATCGCCCTGAAATACTGGGGCGAATAA
- a CDS encoding LysR family transcriptional regulator, with protein MTLQQLKYFIEIVNCGSINKAAESLFIAQPSLSNAVKDLETEIGVELFTRTPKGISLTKDGVEFLGYARQVAEQTSLLEQRYLSGKPSRRLCSISTQHYAFAVNAFVNMVQKTNADEYEFTLRETRTHEIIEDVKTLRSELGILYMNPFNKRVLEKLLRENGLTFHPLFTAKPHIFVSALNPLAKKEYVTPDDLEPYPCLSFEQGEYNSFYFSEEILSTAFSKKTIRVSDRATIFNLMIGLNGYTISTGIVSADLNGDNIKAVPFHIDDSIEVGWIGHNSIQLTKQASMYLEELKQVVARYDVLMDEKI; from the coding sequence ATGACATTGCAGCAGCTTAAATATTTTATTGAAATCGTGAACTGCGGTTCCATCAATAAGGCGGCGGAAAGCCTATTTATTGCCCAGCCCAGCCTGTCAAATGCGGTGAAAGACTTGGAAACCGAGATCGGCGTGGAGCTCTTTACCAGAACGCCCAAAGGCATTTCACTGACCAAGGACGGCGTGGAATTTCTAGGCTATGCCCGCCAGGTCGCTGAACAGACAAGCCTTCTTGAACAGCGCTATTTAAGCGGGAAGCCCTCCCGCCGCCTATGCTCCATCTCGACCCAGCACTATGCTTTTGCCGTAAACGCCTTTGTGAACATGGTCCAGAAAACAAACGCGGACGAATATGAATTCACCCTGAGAGAAACGCGGACCCATGAGATCATTGAGGATGTGAAAACCTTACGCAGCGAGCTTGGCATTCTGTACATGAACCCGTTTAACAAACGGGTACTGGAAAAGCTGCTGCGGGAGAACGGTTTGACATTCCACCCCCTGTTTACCGCCAAGCCCCATATTTTTGTCAGCGCATTAAACCCACTGGCAAAAAAGGAGTACGTCACCCCTGACGACTTAGAGCCTTATCCCTGCCTTTCTTTTGAACAGGGGGAGTACAACTCCTTTTATTTTTCAGAGGAGATCTTAAGCACTGCCTTCAGCAAGAAAACCATCCGGGTCAGCGACAGAGCCACCATTTTTAACCTGATGATCGGCCTTAACGGCTACACCATATCAACAGGAATCGTAAGCGCAGACTTAAACGGTGACAACATTAAAGCAGTGCCGTTTCACATCGACGATTCCATAGAAGTGGGCTGGATCGGACATAATTCCATACAGCTGACCAAACAGGCGTCCATGTATCTTGAGGAACTAAAGCAGGTGGTTGCCCGGTATGATGTTCTCATGGATGAGAAGATATAG
- a CDS encoding NADP-dependent isocitrate dehydrogenase codes for MDKIKMTTPIVEMDGDEMTRILWQMIKDHLLLPYIDLKTEYYDLGLEYRDETNDQVTVDSANATKKYKVAVKCATITPNADRVKEYNLKEMWKSPNGTIRAILDGTVFRAPIVVKGIEPCVINWKKPITIARHAYGDVYKGSEMKVPGAGKVELVYTAEDGSEERELVHSFNGPGIVQGMHNLNNSIESFARSCFNYALDTSQDLWFATKDTISKKYDHTFKDIFQEIFEADYEDKFKEAGITYFYTLIDDAVARVMKSEGGYIWACKNYDGDVMSDMISSAFGSLAMMTSVLVSPDGDYEYEAAHGTVQRHYYKHLKGEETSTNSVATIFAWTGALRKRGELDGNTELAAFADKLEQATIDTIEAGEMTKDLALITSIPNPTALNSEEFIKTIAKRL; via the coding sequence ATGGATAAGATTAAGATGACAACCCCCATCGTCGAAATGGATGGCGACGAGATGACCAGGATTCTCTGGCAGATGATCAAAGATCACCTTTTGCTGCCATATATTGATTTAAAGACAGAATATTATGACCTGGGCCTGGAATACCGTGATGAGACAAACGACCAGGTGACCGTTGACTCTGCTAATGCCACAAAGAAATATAAGGTTGCCGTCAAGTGCGCCACAATCACCCCCAATGCAGACCGGGTAAAGGAATATAACTTAAAAGAAATGTGGAAAAGCCCCAACGGCACCATCCGGGCGATCTTAGACGGAACCGTGTTCCGCGCTCCCATCGTTGTCAAGGGAATCGAACCATGTGTGATCAACTGGAAAAAGCCCATTACCATAGCAAGACATGCTTACGGTGATGTTTACAAAGGATCTGAAATGAAAGTCCCGGGAGCAGGAAAGGTGGAGCTTGTCTATACCGCTGAGGATGGCAGTGAGGAACGGGAGCTTGTCCACTCCTTTAATGGCCCTGGAATCGTACAGGGAATGCACAATTTAAACAACTCTATTGAAAGCTTTGCCAGAAGCTGCTTTAACTACGCCCTTGACACTTCCCAGGATTTGTGGTTTGCCACAAAAGACACCATTTCCAAGAAATATGACCACACCTTTAAGGACATTTTCCAGGAAATCTTTGAGGCTGACTATGAGGACAAATTTAAGGAAGCAGGCATCACCTATTTCTACACTCTGATCGACGATGCGGTGGCCCGCGTGATGAAATCAGAAGGCGGCTATATCTGGGCCTGCAAAAACTACGACGGTGATGTAATGAGCGATATGATATCCTCTGCCTTCGGCTCCCTGGCCATGATGACCTCTGTCCTGGTATCTCCTGATGGGGACTATGAGTACGAAGCAGCCCACGGAACCGTACAGCGCCACTACTACAAGCACTTAAAGGGCGAGGAAACCTCCACCAACTCCGTTGCAACCATCTTCGCATGGACCGGTGCTTTGAGAAAGCGGGGGGAACTGGATGGAAACACAGAACTTGCCGCTTTTGCAGACAAGCTGGAACAGGCGACCATCGATACCATTGAAGCAGGTGAAATGACAAAGGATTTAGCCCTCATCACTTCCATTCCCAACCCAACGGCATTAAACAGTGAGGAATTTATTAAGACAATTGCAAAAAGACTGTAA
- a CDS encoding metal-dependent transcriptional regulator produces the protein MAQTDNFYTLKGYSLLEHAQITSSMEDYLEMICRLHRDGQPIRIKELAECLHVKPSSASKMTGNLRKQGLVRFEKYGTVSLTEDGLELGEYLLFRHDILRRFFCYINQNSDELEQVEKVEHFIEPETVYNIQKWLDKFT, from the coding sequence ATGGCCCAAACCGATAATTTCTATACCTTAAAGGGTTACTCCCTTTTAGAGCATGCGCAAATCACCTCTTCCATGGAAGATTATCTGGAAATGATATGCAGGCTCCACCGTGACGGCCAGCCTATCCGCATCAAGGAGCTGGCGGAATGCCTCCATGTAAAGCCTTCCTCGGCCTCTAAAATGACTGGAAACTTAAGGAAACAGGGGCTGGTGCGCTTTGAGAAATACGGCACCGTATCCCTGACAGAGGACGGCCTGGAGCTGGGTGAATATTTATTATTCCGTCACGATATCCTCCGCCGGTTCTTCTGCTATATCAATCAAAATTCCGACGAACTGGAGCAGGTGGAAAAGGTGGAGCATTTCATCGAACCGGAAACAGTGTATAATATTCAAAAATGGCTGGATAAATTTACATAG
- a CDS encoding penicillin-binding transpeptidase domain-containing protein, whose protein sequence is MRNHKLWKDKNFSGLQLLDRIPRLAVLGVIFGFLFLVLIFRLYRLQIMEGAANQEEFMSSIMKTRRIAGSRGNIYDRNGNLLASNRLSYDITLEDSQNYKSSKERQRSLNGIAYQLISLVKDEDKLNTVLPISVDEQGNYEFTEEGWKLSRFKADFYGKNSVDDLTDAEKSVTADELMKKLCSKEKFLIEDAYTEEEGEQYGLPHTLTPREILQIANIRYGLSLNSYRKYLPYLVASDVSEEAMVEVLEKKLSLPGADIQEGNVRVYYGGESLSSILGYTGPVSAEELEAGNRDGAIYTNQSIIGKGGIEKSMEGQLRGQDGMEQFYTDVVGNRKSDPEITSMPHTGNDVYLTIDKDLQNAVYQMLEQQIAGILLANMEESKRADMPKAADASQIRISSDEVYFALIKNHVIDTGRFQETDASDLEKAVYERFAGKKEQVFQGFSDSFDVSGAGYDSLSGEVKGYYDYLLDTVRKNKILSEKSRAWDQKEQSFRQYLSDCIANGWIDLSQVEASEKYMTLDNSRSLIEEMILDGLRKDSGFDLLIYQAMITEGTLTGEDVEKLLYDQGILSKEDPDYAPLLNGQLNAWQFIRKKIKNLEITPAQLALNPCSGSAVVVRPQDGQVLACVSYPGYDNNRLANQMDTSYYQKLAADLSLPLFNRATSQLTAPGSTFKPVTVIAGLSEGVITTDTSVVCTGVFDKVQPPLRCWKRSGHGTILSSADALKNSCNVYLSEITYRLGTEEDGLFSEGKGLSKLQEYAGLLDLDKKTGIEIGEAEPHVTDQFAIPSSIGQGTHNYTTTQIARYTATLANHGSSYDLSLIYKITDTDDNTVQSFNPTLQNNVSLPGYVWNDVAKGMNELVKTNATLKDLKVNAAGKTGTAEESKTRPNHGLFIGYAPFEDPQIAITVRIANGYSSGNVVGVGKGILNYYFHLEDPADILTGTASGVSNNLRTD, encoded by the coding sequence TTGCGCAATCATAAATTATGGAAAGATAAGAATTTTTCCGGACTTCAATTATTGGACCGGATACCAAGACTGGCGGTTCTGGGCGTTATTTTTGGATTTCTGTTTCTGGTGCTTATTTTCCGGCTGTACCGTCTTCAGATCATGGAAGGGGCAGCCAATCAGGAAGAGTTTATGAGTTCCATTATGAAGACAAGGAGAATTGCCGGAAGCCGCGGAAACATTTATGACAGGAACGGAAATTTACTGGCTTCAAACCGGCTTTCCTATGATATTACCCTGGAGGATTCCCAGAATTACAAGTCATCGAAAGAACGCCAGCGGTCCTTAAACGGAATTGCCTATCAGCTGATTAGCCTGGTCAAGGATGAGGACAAGTTAAATACAGTTCTGCCCATATCTGTGGATGAACAGGGAAATTATGAGTTTACCGAAGAAGGGTGGAAGCTCAGCCGTTTTAAGGCAGATTTTTATGGAAAAAACTCTGTGGATGATTTGACGGATGCGGAAAAATCCGTAACAGCGGATGAACTCATGAAAAAATTATGCAGCAAGGAAAAGTTCCTGATCGAGGATGCCTATACAGAAGAGGAAGGGGAGCAATACGGACTGCCCCATACCCTTACGCCCAGGGAGATCCTGCAGATAGCCAACATCCGCTATGGCCTTTCCCTGAATTCATACCGCAAATACCTTCCTTATCTGGTCGCCTCGGATGTATCCGAGGAAGCTATGGTGGAAGTACTGGAAAAGAAACTCAGCCTGCCTGGGGCGGATATCCAGGAGGGAAACGTCCGTGTCTACTACGGCGGAGAAAGCCTTTCTTCCATATTGGGTTATACGGGGCCGGTTTCCGCCGAGGAACTGGAAGCAGGGAATCGGGATGGTGCCATTTATACGAACCAGTCCATTATAGGAAAAGGCGGAATTGAAAAGTCTATGGAAGGACAGCTTCGTGGACAGGATGGGATGGAACAGTTTTATACGGACGTAGTGGGAAACCGGAAATCAGACCCGGAAATTACCAGTATGCCCCATACTGGAAACGATGTTTACCTGACCATTGACAAGGATTTGCAGAATGCGGTTTATCAGATGCTGGAACAGCAGATTGCCGGAATTCTCCTTGCCAATATGGAAGAGAGCAAAAGGGCTGACATGCCAAAAGCAGCCGATGCCTCCCAGATCCGGATTTCATCGGATGAAGTGTATTTTGCATTAATAAAAAATCATGTCATTGATACCGGCCGGTTTCAGGAAACGGATGCGTCGGATTTGGAGAAGGCCGTCTATGAAAGGTTTGCCGGCAAGAAAGAGCAGGTTTTTCAAGGATTTTCTGATTCCTTTGATGTCTCAGGGGCCGGGTATGACTCCTTAAGCGGTGAAGTGAAAGGCTATTATGATTATCTTTTGGATACAGTAAGGAAGAATAAAATTCTTTCTGAAAAAAGCAGAGCCTGGGACCAGAAGGAACAAAGCTTCCGGCAGTATCTTTCCGACTGCATTGCAAATGGCTGGATTGATTTAAGCCAGGTGGAAGCTTCTGAAAAATATATGACACTTGACAACAGCAGAAGTTTGATTGAAGAAATGATCCTGGACGGCTTAAGGAAAGATTCCGGTTTTGATTTACTGATATATCAGGCAATGATAACGGAAGGAACTCTGACCGGAGAGGATGTGGAAAAGCTCCTTTATGATCAGGGAATATTATCAAAAGAGGATCCGGATTATGCCCCACTTTTAAATGGGCAGCTGAATGCCTGGCAGTTCATACGCAAAAAGATAAAAAATCTGGAGATCACTCCTGCCCAGTTGGCTTTAAATCCTTGTTCCGGGTCAGCTGTGGTGGTCCGGCCCCAGGACGGACAGGTGCTGGCATGCGTAAGCTATCCGGGTTATGATAACAACCGTCTGGCAAATCAGATGGACACGTCCTACTATCAGAAGCTTGCAGCAGATTTATCCCTGCCCCTATTTAACCGGGCAACCAGCCAGCTGACGGCTCCGGGATCCACCTTTAAACCGGTAACGGTCATTGCAGGGCTGAGCGAAGGAGTTATCACTACAGATACCAGCGTGGTATGCACCGGCGTGTTTGATAAGGTGCAGCCGCCTTTGCGCTGTTGGAAGCGGTCAGGTCACGGTACCATACTTTCCAGTGCCGATGCTCTTAAAAACTCCTGTAATGTATACTTATCTGAAATCACGTACCGGCTGGGAACCGAAGAGGATGGGCTGTTTTCAGAAGGGAAGGGATTAAGTAAGCTGCAGGAATATGCCGGTCTGCTGGATCTGGATAAAAAGACAGGCATTGAGATCGGAGAAGCAGAACCCCATGTAACAGACCAATTTGCTATCCCTTCTTCCATCGGACAGGGAACCCATAACTATACGACAACACAGATCGCGCGGTACACTGCGACCCTTGCCAATCATGGATCCAGCTATGATCTTTCCCTTATTTATAAAATAACGGATACTGATGACAACACGGTCCAGTCCTTTAATCCAACGCTTCAGAACAACGTATCCCTTCCGGGTTACGTATGGAATGACGTTGCCAAGGGTATGAATGAGCTGGTAAAAACCAATGCAACCTTAAAAGACTTAAAAGTTAATGCGGCCGGAAAAACCGGAACAGCAGAGGAATCCAAAACACGGCCAAACCACGGACTTTTCATAGGATATGCCCCGTTTGAGGACCCGCAGATAGCCATAACCGTGCGGATCGCCAATGGTTACAGCTCCGGCAATGTGGTTGGGGTAGGAAAAGGAATTTTAAATTATTACTTTCATCTGGAAGATCCCGCTGATATCCTTACCGGGACTGCTTCCGGCGTGTCCAATAATCTGCGGACAGATTAA